One part of the Salinivirga cyanobacteriivorans genome encodes these proteins:
- a CDS encoding PKD domain-containing protein produces MKKILIFLIVIMLVNDLFAQVSQTNLELWLSGDSVSIDAFGTIDSIYDLSPNSKHIKQTTENKRSFLETDTSINYHPVISFDGTDDYYSGDTILGIDTSNLSYFIVAKGRNSSGVSQSMFAINSYLDGLWIQRRLHTSEYSVYNNGAKVEPTNNSLPNSGFNYKIFSGIKFSDSVFTISINTNEVASSANEFVTGNFTNGTFEIGRSPGFETWDGNIAELIMYSKALNQQEQEDITEYLRNKYAPSVNLGEDILLNYGFYDTTIRNADKGWFTDYQWNSNPDDTLSTLTISETGTYAVTVTDIFGFESSDTLSVSYPTPHQIGDTIICYGDTLSWNPLLSDEYTYHWSTGATNDSIQITQTGNYSLTITDSLGYKWFSDTILIEIDSFPAIVRLPNDTSLCAGQSIGLEEGASLTAQYTWHPYGSHDSIITIDTAGSYSVICENENHCFAYDTISINVHGIAPTPDFEINQLCHGDTTFFIDMSYPQDSIVSRKWIVDQQDTLETANPFYLFDSTGIHTVKLQIESYGGCTNDTAIQFEILSRAEVSFSYLPVCANTNTQFTADIQTTPGDSLVSQSWYINNELVSGDDTLNHQFNNSGFDTIALSVELDNTCSSAYQEIIKVADSYPLPEPFSLVAPLNARLSAADSLLFTWNLSEGAVKYGLTLAADDAFEDTLFHEILIANSYKAPSINNVDTVFWKVTAYNPCLSTQTSNIRFYVNVNTQFQKHLSLWYNGDSVLNNGNQVQKWYDLSGKNYNAIQNETSAMPYYEDSVINGLPALFFDGSKYMETDFGVDYPQPNTYIMLWSITANAGFLQLPYSGLYPGKTNSTFWRNNSTININGGNYVNNVYPKEIPFYFMITTTVFNEDSTVIYENSIFKKRVDAGTDSVAGLIFGGVPDEDYYLHGYLPEFMFFDTIITDEQRNLVENYLRDKYFPPVNLLYNIYVPYGFADTTINTADKAWFTDFQWSTGADDTLSTLTVSEEGTYAVSVTDIFGFESSDSLQVFYPEFNVWQDRSICLGDTLTWDLEPKGPYEYAWSTGASDSAIAISEAGTYSVTITDTLGNSWSPEPVTVSIDSFPATATLGSDTTLCNGNRLELASGQEVAESFLWHDGSTQPYYLIDGAETVSVEVTNTLGCVARDTIIVDVAGTAPRANYSIDRLCRDISINFTNLSEAYDGATITSYNWNFNETGSSNEVNPDYTFADTGEVAVTLTVETDEGCANDTTRMLDIHELPQPAFNPLQGCENVTLQLQNQSFSVDGNIVNYNWEISGTSFSETSPSYTFSEPGNVPVQLVAVTEHDCPDTLNTTISVRPAPNASFAYDTACTGLQVNFNNLTTTNLGQQYTSQWNFEEAQSTARHPKHTFNATGNYNVNLVVTQLGDGCTDTVQKQISVHALPTAIITDQSGCEGTPHELQHASTWGEGEQPGTTTWLIADTTITGEPAYYTTNETGTQQIKLVARNASGCADTANYEYTTYESPSVAFAPIEDTVYIPVSIEIANLSNPTSWEWKLNDTFFSEAYAPTINLDTAGTYIITLTGTDDNGCYNIARDTTEALVPFIDGTLMECRAIIDQGRLYVSVEMANIGSKNITNPELRLTLSNGQMFAETYSGIIYPGKEETYSFRTQYLLPDNTTLEWIITELIYENDQAQANNSCTYIFGEMPQIFAPYPNPVDNTLFLDFTAVEQGTVKLRLYNLMGEVVMDKAAEANKGLNRLQIPNPSPQGGVHTLEVTINGTRKTFRIVL; encoded by the coding sequence ATGAAAAAGATACTAATTTTTCTTATAGTCATAATGTTAGTTAATGACCTATTTGCCCAGGTATCACAAACTAATCTTGAATTATGGTTATCAGGAGATTCGGTCTCAATAGATGCCTTTGGTACTATTGACAGCATCTATGACCTAAGTCCTAATTCCAAGCATATTAAACAGACTACAGAAAACAAAAGGTCTTTTCTTGAAACCGACACCTCAATAAATTATCATCCCGTGATAAGTTTTGATGGTACTGACGATTACTATAGTGGAGACACCATATTAGGTATAGACACGTCAAATTTATCATATTTTATTGTAGCTAAGGGTAGAAACTCTTCAGGTGTAAGTCAGTCTATGTTTGCTATAAATTCATATTTAGATGGTCTTTGGATTCAGCGCAGGTTACATACGTCAGAATATTCTGTTTACAATAATGGTGCAAAGGTAGAGCCTACGAATAATAGTTTGCCGAATAGCGGGTTTAATTATAAAATCTTTAGCGGCATTAAGTTCAGTGACAGTGTTTTTACTATATCAATCAACACAAATGAAGTTGCTAGTTCTGCCAATGAATTTGTCACTGGCAATTTTACTAATGGTACATTTGAAATCGGTCGCAGTCCAGGTTTTGAAACATGGGATGGCAATATTGCTGAATTGATAATGTATAGCAAAGCGCTCAATCAACAAGAACAAGAAGATATAACAGAATATCTCCGCAATAAATACGCCCCGTCCGTTAATCTTGGTGAAGATATACTTCTTAATTATGGGTTTTACGATACAACAATAAGAAATGCAGATAAAGGCTGGTTCACTGACTACCAATGGAACTCCAACCCGGATGACACACTCTCAACTCTTACAATTAGTGAGACCGGTACTTACGCTGTAACAGTTACAGATATTTTCGGGTTCGAGAGCTCAGATACACTATCTGTTAGCTATCCAACCCCACATCAAATCGGCGATACTATTATTTGCTACGGTGATACACTTTCATGGAATCCATTGCTATCAGATGAGTATACTTATCACTGGAGCACCGGAGCTACTAATGATTCCATTCAGATCACACAGACAGGTAATTACAGTTTAACAATAACAGATTCGCTGGGCTATAAATGGTTTTCGGATACAATTTTGATAGAAATCGATAGCTTCCCAGCTATTGTTAGATTACCTAATGACACTTCTCTTTGTGCCGGACAATCCATTGGCCTTGAAGAAGGAGCAAGCTTAACAGCCCAATATACCTGGCACCCATACGGTTCGCATGATTCAATAATTACGATTGATACTGCGGGCTCATATTCAGTGATTTGTGAAAATGAAAATCATTGTTTTGCCTATGATACAATAAGTATTAACGTTCATGGCATTGCCCCTACTCCTGATTTTGAAATTAATCAACTATGCCATGGCGATACTACATTTTTTATTGATATGTCGTATCCGCAAGATAGTATAGTAAGCAGAAAATGGATTGTTGACCAGCAAGATACACTTGAAACAGCAAATCCTTTTTATCTGTTTGATTCCACAGGAATCCATACTGTAAAATTACAAATTGAGTCTTATGGAGGCTGTACCAATGATACAGCGATTCAATTTGAAATATTATCCCGTGCTGAAGTTTCATTTTCTTATTTACCGGTATGTGCCAATACTAATACCCAGTTTACTGCTGATATTCAGACAACCCCTGGCGATTCTTTAGTAAGCCAAAGTTGGTATATTAATAATGAGTTGGTTTCAGGTGATGATACTTTAAATCATCAATTTAATAATTCAGGATTTGATACCATAGCATTATCAGTTGAACTGGATAATACATGCAGCTCTGCTTATCAGGAAATAATTAAAGTAGCAGATTCATATCCGCTCCCGGAACCATTTAGCTTGGTTGCACCTTTAAATGCTCGGCTCAGTGCAGCCGACTCATTATTGTTCACCTGGAACTTATCCGAAGGAGCAGTAAAATACGGCTTAACCTTGGCAGCCGATGATGCTTTTGAAGATACATTGTTTCATGAAATACTTATTGCTAATTCATATAAAGCTCCATCAATTAATAATGTAGATACTGTTTTTTGGAAGGTGACAGCTTATAATCCCTGCTTAAGCACTCAAACAAGTAATATCCGTTTTTATGTCAATGTAAATACACAATTTCAGAAGCATCTTTCATTGTGGTATAATGGTGATAGTGTTTTGAACAATGGCAATCAGGTTCAAAAATGGTATGATTTATCAGGTAAAAACTATAATGCTATACAAAATGAAACCTCTGCAATGCCCTATTACGAAGATTCAGTAATCAATGGGCTCCCTGCCTTGTTTTTTGATGGTTCAAAATATATGGAAACTGATTTTGGAGTAGATTATCCTCAACCCAACACTTACATAATGCTATGGAGTATTACCGCAAATGCGGGATTTTTACAGTTACCATATTCAGGTCTATACCCCGGAAAAACAAATTCAACTTTCTGGAGAAACAACAGTACCATAAATATCAATGGTGGTAATTATGTCAATAATGTATACCCCAAAGAAATTCCTTTTTATTTCATGATAACTACAACTGTTTTCAATGAAGATTCTACAGTCATTTATGAAAATAGCATTTTTAAAAAAAGAGTGGATGCTGGTACAGATTCAGTAGCGGGTTTGATATTTGGTGGTGTGCCTGATGAAGATTATTATTTGCATGGTTACCTTCCAGAATTTATGTTTTTTGATACTATTATAACAGATGAACAAAGAAATCTTGTTGAAAATTATCTACGAGATAAATATTTCCCGCCAGTAAACCTCCTCTATAACATCTATGTACCCTACGGCTTTGCCGACACCACCATCAACACGGCCGATAAGGCATGGTTTACGGATTTCCAGTGGAGCACGGGGGCAGATGATACCTTGTCGACATTGACGGTGAGTGAAGAGGGGACTTATGCGGTGTCGGTAACCGATATCTTCGGATTTGAAAGTTCAGACTCATTGCAAGTTTTTTACCCGGAATTTAATGTGTGGCAAGACCGCAGTATTTGCCTGGGCGATACTTTAACCTGGGACCTGGAGCCTAAAGGGCCTTATGAGTACGCCTGGAGTACCGGGGCATCCGACTCAGCTATTGCCATTAGTGAGGCTGGCACGTACAGCGTTACTATTACTGATACGCTGGGCAACAGTTGGTCGCCGGAGCCGGTAACGGTCAGTATTGATAGCTTCCCGGCCACAGCTACACTGGGCTCCGACACCACGCTTTGCAACGGCAACCGGCTGGAGCTGGCTTCCGGGCAGGAGGTGGCCGAATCGTTCCTCTGGCACGATGGTTCTACACAACCCTATTACCTCATCGACGGGGCTGAAACCGTTAGTGTGGAAGTGACCAATACGTTAGGCTGCGTGGCACGCGATACCATTATCGTGGATGTGGCCGGCACAGCCCCCAGGGCCAATTACAGCATCGACCGCCTATGTCGCGATATAAGCATCAATTTCACGAACCTCTCTGAGGCTTACGACGGGGCAACCATTACAAGCTATAACTGGAACTTTAACGAAACGGGCAGCAGCAACGAAGTCAATCCCGACTACACGTTTGCCGATACTGGCGAAGTGGCTGTAACCTTAACCGTTGAAACCGACGAAGGATGTGCCAACGACACCACACGGATGCTCGACATTCATGAGCTGCCACAACCCGCTTTTAATCCGCTGCAGGGTTGCGAAAATGTCACATTACAACTGCAAAATCAATCATTCTCGGTTGATGGCAACATTGTAAATTACAACTGGGAAATAAGCGGCACCAGCTTTAGCGAAACATCACCATCCTACACCTTCAGTGAACCGGGCAATGTGCCTGTACAACTGGTGGCTGTAACAGAACACGACTGCCCCGACACGCTCAATACTACCATCAGCGTTCGGCCGGCTCCCAATGCAAGCTTTGCTTATGACACGGCCTGCACCGGGCTACAGGTCAACTTTAACAATCTTACCACAACCAACCTGGGTCAGCAATATACCTCGCAATGGAATTTTGAGGAAGCTCAAAGCACTGCCCGGCACCCGAAACATACTTTTAACGCAACTGGTAATTACAATGTAAATCTGGTTGTGACACAACTGGGAGATGGCTGTACCGACACTGTTCAAAAACAAATATCCGTGCATGCCCTGCCCACGGCCATTATCACCGATCAGTCAGGATGTGAAGGCACCCCCCATGAGCTGCAACACGCATCCACTTGGGGCGAAGGGGAGCAACCGGGCACCACAACATGGCTCATCGCAGACACCACAATTACAGGTGAGCCCGCATATTACACCACCAATGAAACAGGAACACAACAAATCAAACTGGTGGCTCGAAACGCATCAGGTTGTGCAGACACAGCAAACTACGAATACACCACCTACGAAAGCCCATCGGTAGCGTTCGCACCAATTGAAGATACTGTTTATATACCTGTTTCAATAGAAATAGCAAATTTATCTAACCCGACATCATGGGAATGGAAATTAAACGACACCTTTTTCAGCGAAGCTTATGCACCTACCATTAACCTTGATACAGCTGGCACTTATATCATTACTTTAACCGGAACCGATGACAATGGCTGTTACAATATCGCCCGTGACACCACAGAAGCGTTGGTACCTTTTATCGATGGCACACTGATGGAGTGCAGGGCCATTATAGATCAGGGCCGATTGTACGTGTCGGTAGAAATGGCCAATATTGGCTCAAAAAACATTACCAACCCGGAGCTGAGGCTCACCCTCAGTAACGGACAGATGTTTGCCGAAACATACAGTGGCATTATTTACCCGGGAAAAGAAGAAACCTATAGCTTCCGCACCCAATATTTGCTGCCGGACAACACCACACTGGAATGGATTATCACGGAATTGATTTATGAAAATGACCAGGCGCAGGCCAACAACAGCTGCACCTACATTTTTGGCGAAATGCCCCAAATTTTTGCCCCTTATCCTAACCCTGTGGATAACACATTGTTTCTCGATTTCACAGCAGTGGAACAAGGTACTGTTAAACTCAGGCTATATAACCTGATGGGAGAAGTAGTTATGGACAAAGCCGCGGAAGCAAATAAAGGTCTCAACCGATTGCAGATTCCCAACCCATCGCCACAGGGCGGTGTACATACTTTGGAAGTAACCATAAATGGAACAAGAAAAACCTTCCGGATTGTGCTATAG
- a CDS encoding type II toxin-antitoxin system VapC family toxin has translation MNYLLDTNICIHYFKGQFALKEKVEKAGFENFAISEITLAELIYGAEKSQKVEKNLQVVEEFADKIKILPILPCLKIYGKEKARLKSIGKTVGDLDLFIGSTAIANNMIMVTRNIREFERMGGITVENWID, from the coding sequence ATGAATTACCTTCTTGATACGAATATTTGTATTCATTACTTTAAAGGCCAGTTTGCTCTTAAAGAAAAAGTAGAAAAAGCAGGATTTGAAAATTTTGCGATTTCTGAAATAACTTTAGCAGAGTTGATATATGGAGCTGAGAAAAGCCAAAAGGTTGAGAAAAATCTTCAGGTTGTTGAAGAGTTTGCCGATAAAATCAAAATTCTGCCCATTTTACCTTGTTTGAAAATTTATGGTAAAGAAAAAGCGAGATTAAAGTCAATTGGCAAAACTGTCGGAGATTTAGATTTATTTATAGGTTCAACTGCTATTGCAAACAACATGATTATGGTAACCCGCAACATCCGCGAATTTGAAAGAATGGGAGGGATTACTGTTGAAAACTGGATCGATTAA